The Styela clava chromosome 10, kaStyClav1.hap1.2, whole genome shotgun sequence genome window below encodes:
- the LOC120337494 gene encoding uncharacterized protein LOC120337494, whose amino-acid sequence MPGNSYESWENGDATSTRSTSALDTVTSSGMKRWTTGTRGIILAVVVALVIFWVAFIIGYAVGYSIHKCAVQCDCVNATTPPTLF is encoded by the exons atgccTGGAAACTCGTACGAAAGTTGGGAGAATGGTGACGCAACATCAACAAGAAGCACGAGT gCATTGGACACAGTCACCTCAAGTGGAATGAAGCGATGGACAACAGGGACACGTGGCATCATATTAGCGGTCGTCGTTGCTCTGGTTATATTCTGGGTTGCTTTCATCATCGGTTACGCAGTTGGATACAGCATTCACAAGTGTGCAGTTCAGTGCGATTGTGTCAACGCCACCACGCCTCCAACGCTTTTTTAG